In a single window of the Oecophyllibacter saccharovorans genome:
- the mtnP gene encoding S-methyl-5'-thioadenosine phosphorylase: protein MAQDDLIEPVIGVIGGSGLYEIEGLENREWRTCETPWGRPSDDLLFGTFDGVRCVFLPRHGRGHPLPPSRLNYRANIDVLKRAGVTDIISLSSVGSLKEELAPGHFVLPDQLIDQTRDRPRTFFEEGCVAQISMANPFSSRLLKVLGEEGHKLDMPLTVGGTYVTIEGPQFDTRAESELYRSWGASVVGMTAMPEAVLAREAEINYAVLAMVGDYDSWHASHNTSGVENLLRIRQENSHRACELLRKAIPILGQPRPICPTGAERALDHAIITPADMRHPALLARLDAVAGRVLFQNDDWDGEF, encoded by the coding sequence ATGGCCCAGGATGATCTCATCGAACCCGTCATCGGGGTGATCGGCGGTTCCGGCCTGTATGAAATCGAAGGGCTGGAGAACAGGGAATGGCGCACTTGTGAAACGCCCTGGGGCCGTCCCTCAGATGATCTGCTTTTCGGCACTTTCGACGGTGTGCGCTGCGTCTTTCTTCCCCGCCACGGGCGCGGCCATCCCCTGCCGCCCTCGCGGCTGAACTACCGCGCCAACATCGACGTTCTCAAGCGCGCCGGCGTCACAGACATCATTTCCCTCTCCTCAGTGGGGTCGCTCAAGGAAGAGCTGGCACCTGGGCATTTCGTGTTGCCCGACCAGCTGATCGACCAGACGCGCGACCGCCCCCGCACTTTCTTCGAGGAAGGGTGCGTCGCCCAGATCAGCATGGCCAACCCGTTTTCGAGCCGGCTGCTGAAAGTGCTGGGAGAGGAGGGCCACAAGCTCGACATGCCGCTTACGGTGGGAGGCACCTATGTGACCATCGAAGGCCCGCAATTCGACACGCGGGCCGAAAGCGAGCTCTATCGCTCCTGGGGCGCCTCAGTCGTGGGGATGACGGCGATGCCCGAGGCGGTGCTGGCGCGGGAGGCGGAAATCAATTACGCCGTGCTGGCCATGGTGGGCGATTATGATTCCTGGCATGCCAGCCACAACACCAGCGGCGTGGAAAACCTCCTGCGCATCCGCCAGGAGAACAGCCACCGCGCCTGTGAACTGCTGCGCAAGGCCATTCCCATCCTGGGACAGCCGCGCCCCATCTGCCCGACCGGAGCGGAACGGGCGCTGGATCATGCCATCATCACGCCTGCCGATATGCGCCACCCCGCCCTGCTGGCGCGCCTGGACGCCGTGGCGGGCCGCGTGCTTTTCCAGAATGACGATTGGGACGGCGAGTTCTGA
- a CDS encoding dienelactone hydrolase family protein, with product MPAASTPSSAPPERPSAPGSVRAHLRDLTGADGQAFQAWEALPPEGVTPRAGLIVLQEIFGLTDYIREVCNSLAEQDYHVLAPALFDPVRPGTVLAYDQAGLTEGLALRDRLSPGVPQQLIAACLDTLRKEHAGHAKGGEKAFPVGVLGFCWGGLLAWEAAQSLPVNAANCWYGGGIAQHCSPPPACPTELQFGAEDSYIPPADWETIHKACPEVKIFIYPGAGHGFGCTTRASYDPEAASLAWKRTLEFFKTYL from the coding sequence ATGCCAGCCGCCTCCACCCCCTCTTCCGCTCCTCCTGAAAGGCCCTCCGCACCCGGGAGCGTCCGGGCCCACCTACGCGACCTGACAGGTGCTGACGGTCAGGCGTTCCAGGCCTGGGAAGCCTTGCCTCCTGAAGGCGTGACCCCCCGTGCGGGCTTGATTGTCCTGCAGGAAATTTTCGGCCTGACCGATTATATCCGCGAGGTCTGCAACAGCCTGGCAGAGCAGGACTACCACGTTCTGGCCCCTGCCCTGTTCGACCCAGTCCGTCCCGGCACCGTGCTGGCCTATGACCAAGCCGGACTGACGGAAGGGCTGGCATTGCGCGACCGGCTGTCACCCGGAGTGCCCCAACAACTCATCGCTGCCTGTCTGGACACATTGCGCAAGGAACATGCAGGCCACGCAAAAGGGGGCGAAAAGGCTTTTCCGGTCGGCGTTCTGGGCTTCTGCTGGGGTGGACTTCTGGCCTGGGAAGCGGCCCAGAGTCTGCCCGTCAATGCGGCCAACTGCTGGTATGGCGGCGGCATCGCCCAGCACTGCAGCCCCCCGCCTGCCTGCCCGACGGAACTGCAGTTCGGCGCCGAGGATTCCTATATTCCCCCGGCCGACTGGGAGACAATCCACAAGGCCTGTCCGGAAGTGAAGATCTTCATCTATCCGGGTGCCGGCCACGGCTTCGGCTGCACGACGCGCGCCAGCTATGACCCCGAAGCAGCCAGCCTGGCCTGGAAGCGCACTCTGGAATTTTTCAAAACGTATCTCTGA
- a CDS encoding co-chaperone GroES encodes MTKFRPLHDRVAVRRLEGEQKTAGGIIIPDTAKEKPMEGEVVAVGPGSRDEQGKLIPLEVKVGDRVLFGKWSGSEVKINGDDLVIMKENDILGILG; translated from the coding sequence ATGACGAAGTTCCGTCCCCTTCACGACCGTGTGGCGGTCCGCCGCCTGGAAGGCGAGCAGAAGACTGCCGGCGGCATCATCATTCCGGATACCGCCAAGGAAAAGCCGATGGAAGGCGAGGTCGTGGCGGTCGGACCGGGCAGCCGTGACGAGCAGGGCAAGCTGATCCCGCTGGAAGTCAAGGTCGGCGACCGCGTGCTGTTCGGCAAATGGTCCGGCTCTGAAGTGAAGATCAATGGGGATGACCTGGTGATCATGAAGGAAAACGACATTCTGGGTATCCTGGGCTGA
- the groL gene encoding chaperonin GroEL (60 kDa chaperone family; promotes refolding of misfolded polypeptides especially under stressful conditions; forms two stacked rings of heptamers to form a barrel-shaped 14mer; ends can be capped by GroES; misfolded proteins enter the barrel where they are refolded when GroES binds), with translation MAAKDVRFGADAREKMLRGVDVLANAVKVTLGPKGRNVVLEKSYGAPRITKDGVSVAKEIELADKFENMGAQMVREVASKTNDLAGDGTTTSTVLAQAIIREGAKAVAAGMNPMDLKRGIDKAVAQVVDELKSHTSKINTPEEIAQVGTISANGEEEVGKMIAEAMEKVGAEGVITVEEAKGLHTELDVVEGMQFDRGYISPYFVTNTEKMVADLDNPYILIYDKKLSTLQPILPLLESVVQSGRPLLIIAEDVDGEALATLVVNKLRGGLRVCAVKAPGFGDRRKAMLEDIAVLTGGQVISEDIGIKLENVSLDMLGSAKKAHVTKETTTIVEGSGNSDAIKARCGQIREQIKDTTSDYDREKLQERLAKLAGGVAVIRIGGSTEVEVKERKDRVDDALHATRAAVEEGIVPGGGTALARASQNLANVPVANEDQRVGVEIVRKALQSPLRQIAHNAGQDGAVVASKVLENKSYPYGFDAQTDEYKDLVKAGIIDPTKVVRTALQDAASVGGLLITTEAMVAERPEKKAAAGADEGMGGMGGMGGMGGMGF, from the coding sequence ATGGCTGCTAAAGACGTAAGATTCGGCGCCGATGCGCGCGAAAAGATGCTGCGTGGCGTGGACGTTCTGGCCAACGCCGTGAAAGTGACCCTGGGCCCCAAAGGCCGCAATGTGGTGCTTGAGAAGAGCTACGGCGCTCCGCGCATCACCAAGGACGGCGTTTCCGTCGCCAAGGAAATCGAACTGGCTGACAAGTTCGAGAACATGGGCGCACAGATGGTGCGCGAGGTCGCTTCCAAGACCAATGACCTGGCCGGTGACGGCACCACCACCTCCACCGTTCTGGCGCAGGCCATCATCCGCGAAGGTGCCAAGGCCGTGGCCGCGGGCATGAATCCGATGGATCTCAAGCGCGGCATCGACAAGGCCGTCGCGCAGGTGGTTGATGAGCTGAAGTCCCACACCAGCAAGATCAACACCCCTGAAGAGATCGCCCAGGTCGGCACGATTTCCGCCAATGGCGAGGAAGAGGTCGGCAAGATGATCGCCGAAGCCATGGAGAAGGTCGGCGCTGAAGGCGTGATCACCGTGGAAGAGGCCAAAGGCCTGCACACCGAGCTCGACGTCGTCGAGGGCATGCAGTTCGACCGTGGCTACATCTCCCCTTACTTCGTGACCAACACCGAGAAGATGGTCGCTGATCTGGATAACCCCTATATTCTGATCTACGACAAGAAGCTCTCCACGCTGCAGCCCATCCTGCCGCTGCTTGAAAGCGTCGTTCAGTCCGGCCGCCCGCTGCTGATCATCGCTGAAGACGTTGACGGCGAAGCCCTGGCCACCCTGGTGGTGAACAAGCTGCGCGGCGGCCTGCGCGTCTGTGCCGTGAAGGCCCCTGGCTTCGGCGACCGCCGCAAGGCCATGCTGGAAGACATTGCCGTGCTGACCGGCGGCCAGGTGATTTCCGAAGATATCGGCATCAAGCTCGAGAACGTCTCTCTCGACATGCTGGGCAGCGCCAAGAAAGCGCATGTCACCAAGGAAACCACCACCATCGTTGAAGGCTCGGGCAACTCCGACGCCATCAAGGCGCGTTGTGGCCAGATCCGTGAGCAGATCAAGGACACCACCTCCGATTACGATCGTGAGAAGCTGCAGGAACGCCTGGCGAAACTGGCCGGTGGCGTGGCGGTGATCCGCATCGGTGGCAGCACCGAGGTGGAGGTGAAGGAGCGCAAGGACCGCGTTGACGACGCCCTGCACGCCACCCGCGCAGCGGTCGAGGAAGGCATCGTGCCTGGTGGCGGAACCGCCCTGGCGCGTGCCAGCCAGAACCTGGCCAATGTGCCGGTTGCCAATGAGGACCAGCGCGTCGGTGTTGAGATCGTGCGCAAGGCCCTGCAGTCCCCCCTGCGCCAGATCGCGCACAATGCGGGTCAGGACGGTGCGGTTGTGGCGTCCAAGGTGCTGGAGAACAAAAGCTATCCTTATGGCTTTGACGCCCAGACCGATGAGTACAAGGATCTCGTGAAAGCAGGCATCATCGATCCGACCAAGGTCGTGCGCACGGCCCTGCAGGATGCGGCTTCCGTGGGTGGCCTGCTCATCACCACCGAAGCCATGGTGGCCGAACGCCCCGAAAAGAAGGCGGCTGCCGGTGCTGATGAAGGTATGGGTGGCATGGGCGGAATGGGAGGTATGGGCGGCATGGGCTTCTAA